In the genome of Elusimicrobiota bacterium, the window AATTTCAAGGATAAGCAAAGTTCCTATTATTGCCAAACTATCTGCTCAGGTTGACGATTTGGTTTACCTGTCGGTATTGGCTGAAAAATCCGGGGCCAAAGCTTTGTCATTGGTTAATACTTTTCCCGGAATGGCTATAGATGTAAAAAGCTGGAAACCTAAACTTTCAACTGTAACCGGAGGCCTTTCAGGCCCTGCTATAAAACCTTTGGCACTGAAATGTGTTTGGGAGGTTTTCGGGAAAGTGAACATCCCGATAATCGGCGGGGGAGGAATATCAACTGCTGAAGATGCTCTAGAATTTTTTCTTGCGGGAGCAAATGCGGTAAGCGTTGGCACGGCCAACTTTATTGATCCGATGAACCCGATTAAAATATTGAACGGATTAGAAGAATACTTTAAATCCCGAAAAATACTAAAAATGCAGGAGATTGTCGGGAAACTAAAAGTAGAGGAGTAAAAATGCAGAACAAAATTTCGTTTCATCTAATAGCCGCGAGCATTAAAAACATAATCCTTATGAATGTTGTTTATTTAATCTGCATGTCAATTTTTAGGCTGGTGTTTTTTGTCCGTTTCGCCGATATGCAGGAGCTGCAGGGGTTAACCTACGATATTTTAAGGGCATTCTATATGGGAATGCGGTTTGATCTTGTTGTCGTATCTTATATTACGTATCTAGTCACATTAACATTTACCATAGTTTGGATTATTAATAATTTGAAGATATACGAGCAGTGGCTTAAATTTGTTAAGTTTTATTATTTTACAATGTTTAGTTTGGCGTTTTTCATTCTTTGTGTTGACTCGGGATTTTATTCGTATTTCAAAAGCCATATAAACACAGTTATTTTCGGCGTGCTTGAAGACGATACAAAGGCGTTGTTTACAGGCATTGCTGAAAATTACAATTTGCCGATAATCAGCGCAGGATTGGTGGCACTTTTTGGTGTGGTATATTTCATTGCTAGTTTTTTCATAAAAGCGATAAATTTCCCGATAAACAGCCAGCGGGAAAAATCGACGCCATTTTTTCTAAAATTTGGGATTATATTGGTTCTAATCGCACTTAATGTTATTTCTGCCAGAGGTTCTTTCGGGCTTTTTCCATTGGGAACCATGGATGCGGATATTTCGCCGAATATATTTGTTAATAAACTTTGCCTGAACGGGATAACAACATTTCAAGAAGCAATTGATTTTAGGCTTAAAGAAAATAATGATTATGATCTTATCAGTGCGGTCGGATACTCCGGAGATATTGAGGGAGCATTTGCTGAATTCTTAAACGTTAAAAAAGAAAAACTAAAGAAAAAACTTATTGACAATCTGAAGAAGAGAACTCCGCAGAATTCGCTGATTGACGAAATTAAGCCAAACGTAATTATTATTGTGATGGAATCATTCGGAAGCGATCTTATTCAGTATAATTCAGAGTCATTCAATATATTAGGGGAGCTAAAAAAGCATTTTGATTCAGATTATGTATTTTATAATTTTCTTTCAGGAGATATAGGCACTACAGGAAGTCTTGAAACGATAATGCTGAACATCCCGCAAAGACTGAAAGCAAAATTCATAAGTCAATCAAAATACGCCTATCATGAATATCAGTTTGCTGCGGCATTACCATACAAGAAAGCGGGATATGAGACAATATTTTTGTATGGAGGGGATATTGGCTGGAGAAATATGTCTTCTTTCGCACCCAGGGCAGAATTCGATTTTGTTGAAGGGCAGGGATCTATGGATCCGGGCTATGAAAAAAACCAGTGGGGAGTTTATGACGAGTATTTGTTTGATCACATATATAAAAAACTTTCTCAAAATACCGGAAAACCAAAATTTATCCTTGCTATGACAACCACTAATCATCCTCCTTATTCTTTGCCAAAAAATTACAATAAATTGTCTTTAATAATCTCAAAGGATCTTGATAAAAAAATAGTTGGAGATAAAAAACTTTCCAGAATGCGTTTTGAAACATATCAGTATTCATGCCAAAAAGTAGGCGAGCTGATAACAAGAATAAAAAAGTCAAAATTTGGCCAAAACACTTTAATCGCTGTAACCGGGGACCACAATTTCTGGGACGTATTTAACTACAGCAATGAACAGCTCGGCGTGATAGATGCTGTTCCTTTTTATTTGTACGTGCCTAATAAACTGAAAAATTATAAATTCAATCCAGAAACTTTCGGATCACATCTTGATATTATATCCACACTTTATAACCTTTCTTTGTCCGGGAAAGAATACATCTCGTTAGGAAAAAATATGTTTGCAAATACCAGTAATTCAATTGCTTTTAATGCCGACGGAATTATTATGGACAAAGATGGCTTGGTAAAATGTGATATTGAAAAAGGGACTGCCTCGTATTATATTTGGGATCAAAATCATCCTCAAATGCTTTTGATATCAGAAGCGGATGAAAACCATAATAAAATGATAAAATATTATAAAACAGTTCTTGCCATAGCAGAATATTTAGTAAAAAATCCATAAAAAATTGAAAAAAGAGGTGCTTAAATGAGGAAAGTATTTATTATTTGTTTTCTAGTTCTGCAATTAATGCCTTTTCTAAATGCTGAAAATAATGAAATTAACACGCAGTATACTCCGACGAAAAGAGAATGGCTGGACATTCAATTGAATCAGGAA includes:
- a CDS encoding sulfatase-like hydrolase/transferase, giving the protein MQNKISFHLIAASIKNIILMNVVYLICMSIFRLVFFVRFADMQELQGLTYDILRAFYMGMRFDLVVVSYITYLVTLTFTIVWIINNLKIYEQWLKFVKFYYFTMFSLAFFILCVDSGFYSYFKSHINTVIFGVLEDDTKALFTGIAENYNLPIISAGLVALFGVVYFIASFFIKAINFPINSQREKSTPFFLKFGIILVLIALNVISARGSFGLFPLGTMDADISPNIFVNKLCLNGITTFQEAIDFRLKENNDYDLISAVGYSGDIEGAFAEFLNVKKEKLKKKLIDNLKKRTPQNSLIDEIKPNVIIIVMESFGSDLIQYNSESFNILGELKKHFDSDYVFYNFLSGDIGTTGSLETIMLNIPQRLKAKFISQSKYAYHEYQFAAALPYKKAGYETIFLYGGDIGWRNMSSFAPRAEFDFVEGQGSMDPGYEKNQWGVYDEYLFDHIYKKLSQNTGKPKFILAMTTTNHPPYSLPKNYNKLSLIISKDLDKKIVGDKKLSRMRFETYQYSCQKVGELITRIKKSKFGQNTLIAVTGDHNFWDVFNYSNEQLGVIDAVPFYLYVPNKLKNYKFNPETFGSHLDIISTLYNLSLSGKEYISLGKNMFANTSNSIAFNADGIIMDKDGLVKCDIEKGTASYYIWDQNHPQMLLISEADENHNKMIKYYKTVLAIAEYLVKNP
- a CDS encoding dihydroorotate dehydrogenase gives rise to the protein MKEKIDLSVEIAGVKLKNPVIAASGTFGYGDEITDLIDVSKLGAVVTKTITLEPRSGNPVPRLAETASGLLNTIGLQNVGVQKFLKEKWEDLRKLGVPVVVSIAGETAQEYVEVVKILEEVVGIAAIELNLSCPNVSKRIICKDSSLVEEIISQISRISKVPIIAKLSAQVDDLVYLSVLAEKSGAKALSLVNTFPGMAIDVKSWKPKLSTVTGGLSGPAIKPLALKCVWEVFGKVNIPIIGGGGISTAEDALEFFLAGANAVSVGTANFIDPMNPIKILNGLEEYFKSRKILKMQEIVGKLKVEE